In the Bacteroidales bacterium genome, AAACGGATGGGGCATCGAGCCCCATACCGTTTTTGCCCAACAGAAATCCGGCTCAACATTACCCATTGTTGAAATAAAAAAGGCTTTGAAAAAGGGAATTTATTAATCATAAAGTGTAAACAAATTTCAGGACGAGTCAGACTAAGAGAGTTAGAGACTAAGAGAATTAGAGATAAGAAACAGGGACGAAGGGAGGAAGGGAAGAACCCAAACGCCAAACGCCAAACGTCAAACGACGAACTTTGAACTTTGTACCCGGAACTTTGAACTTTGGACGGAACATAAAACAACCTAAATCAAAAGAAAAATGAGCAAAACAAATTATGTTATTCAACTAAAAAAAGGCCTCAATGATGTGCCTTTTGGAGCAACCGCTGAGGAAGCCCATAAATATTTTGGAGATCCTACCGAAATAGAAATTCTTGAAAAAGATCTTGAAGAAGATCCTGATACAGAACTATGGTATTTCGATGATCAGAGTTTTTCACTCTTTTTTGAGGGCGATCCTGACCTGGTGCTTACCAGCATTGAAATCAACAACCAGGAAGCCACCCTCTTCGGAAAGAAAATCTTTGGCATGAGCGAAGATCAGATCATCGAACTGATGAAAGACAACGGATTTAGTGAAATGTACACCGAAGACGAAGAATGGGGTGAAAAACTCCTTTCTTTTGAAGATGCGCTCATTGACTTCTATTTTGAAGAAAATAAGCTGGTTACAGTAAACTGGAGCGTTGATTTACCCGAGTAGGTAAAGAACCGGATTTATTCTTTCTGCATTCGGGGGTGATATTCCAGGATCACACTACGTAAATATTGGCGGTCGAGGTGTGTGTAAACCTCGGTTGTGGTTATAGAGGCGTGGCCGAGCATTTCCTGTACCGCGCGAAGATCTGCGCCCCCTTCAACAAGATGGGTGGCGAATGAATGACGGAAAGTATGCGGGCTGATTGCTTTGTGTATGCCGGCAAGCTCCGCATGCTTTTTAATGATGTTGAAGATCATCACCCGCGAAAGCTTGCTGCCCCTGTTGCTTATAAAAAGCGTATCCTCTGACCCTTTCCTGATTTTCTGGTTCACACGAACCTGTTTCATGTAGGTGTTGATCTGTTTGAGTGCAACCCGGCCAATGGGAACCAGCCTTTCCTTGTTGCCTTTCCCGCTGATGCGGGCAAAGCCCTCGTTAAAATAAATATCAGAAATCTGCATTCCTGTGAGTTCAGATACTCTTAATCCGCATCCATAAAGGGTTTCAAGGATAGCTTTATTTCGTTCGCCCTCCGCTGTGCTCAGATCAATTGAATCAATAATCTTATTGATTTCAACAACGCTGAGTGTATCAGGTAGTTTGCGGCCAATCCGTGGCATGTCAAGCAATTGGGTCGGATCGTGGCTCACAATATTCTCGAGAAGCAGAAATTTGTAATAGCTTCTGATACCGGATATCATCCTGGCCTGTGAGCGGGCGCTCATGCCAGGTTTGCTAATCCAAACAATGAATTTGTGCAAATGGTCCTGGGTGATCTCTGCCGGTGTTAGTCCCGGGTACTGGTCTTCAACAAACTTAACCAGTTTGCTAATATCACGCAGATAAGCCGAAACGCTGTTTTCTGATAGCGAAAGCTCAACCTGCAGGTAAATGCGAAACCCATTTATGTATGATTGCCAGGCCATTAATTTCTCAATTCAATATTACCAGAAAGTGTAAAATTATACATTTGCAAACGTTAACGTAAGAATAAAAACAGCCTTTATTTGGTTCATGGCTTCATTACTATAATTTATTTGAATTCAAATTTGTTTATATCGTTGAAATCACTAATTTTGCAGCCCTTAAAACATAGAGGAGTTTAAACAATGGCAAAGAAGAGTAAAGAAGCTCGCATACAGGTGATTATGGAATGTACAGAGCACAAAACAAGTGGCTTACCAGGCACTTCACGCTACATTTCTACCAAGAATAAGAAGAATACACCTGAACGATTGGAGTTGAAAAAGTACAATCCAATCATGAAAAAAATGACAATACACAAAGAAATTAAATAAGATAAGTCATGGCAAAGAAAGTTGTTGCAACCCTTAGAACCGCTACGGGTAAAGATTTTGCTAAGGTAATCCGCACAGTGAGATCGCCAAAAACAGGCGCTTACGTGTTTAAAGAAACCATCCTTCCCAACGATCAGGTAAAGGACTTTTTAGCAAAGAAATAATGCGGGTTCACTCCTGTAAAGGACAGCTCTTTTCCATTCAGAGAAGGGCTTTTTTTATTTGGGAACCAATGCTTTCGCAAGAAATTATCATCAACAAAAACTGCAATCATGGGACTGTTTTCATTTCTTTCGCGCGATAAGAAAGAGCAACTTGATAAAGGCCTGGAGAAAACCAAGACCAACGTTTTTGGAAAATTATCACGGGCCATTGCCGGCCGCTCAAAAGTTGACGATAGTTTTTTAGATGAATTGGAAGAAATTTTGGTTACCTCCGATGTTGGGGTAGAAACCACGCTCAAAATCATCAACAGGTTGGAAGCAAGGGTTTCGCGCGATAAGTTCCTGAATGCAGGTGAACTTCATGAAATTTTGCGCGAAGAAATAACTGCCTTGCTTGAAGAAGGCAACAATACCCAGGAAGTTCGCTTTGACTTTGACCCAAGGTCCGAACCCTATGTGATCATGGTTGTTGGCGTTAATGGAGTAGGCAAAACCACTACAATTGGCAAGCTTGCCTATCATTTCAAACTTGCAGGAAAATCGGTGTTGCTTGGCGCGGCTGACACTTTTCGCGCTGCCGCCATCAGCCAGTTGCAGGTATGGGCGGGGAGAGTTGGTGTTCCTATTGTGAACCATCAAATGGGTTCAGACCCTGCTGCCGTTGCTTTTGAAACATTGCAGGTAGCGAAGAAAAACAAGCACGATGTGGTCATTATTGATACTGCAGGCCGGCTTCACAATAAAGTCAACCTGATGAATGAACTC is a window encoding:
- the xerD gene encoding site-specific tyrosine recombinase XerD, with the protein product MAWQSYINGFRIYLQVELSLSENSVSAYLRDISKLVKFVEDQYPGLTPAEITQDHLHKFIVWISKPGMSARSQARMISGIRSYYKFLLLENIVSHDPTQLLDMPRIGRKLPDTLSVVEINKIIDSIDLSTAEGERNKAILETLYGCGLRVSELTGMQISDIYFNEGFARISGKGNKERLVPIGRVALKQINTYMKQVRVNQKIRKGSEDTLFISNRGSKLSRVMIFNIIKKHAELAGIHKAISPHTFRHSFATHLVEGGADLRAVQEMLGHASITTTEVYTHLDRQYLRSVILEYHPRMQKE
- the rpmG gene encoding 50S ribosomal protein L33, with product MAKKSKEARIQVIMECTEHKTSGLPGTSRYISTKNKKNTPERLELKKYNPIMKKMTIHKEIK
- a CDS encoding DUF4295 domain-containing protein, producing MAKKVVATLRTATGKDFAKVIRTVRSPKTGAYVFKETILPNDQVKDFLAKK
- the ftsY gene encoding signal recognition particle-docking protein FtsY; its protein translation is MGLFSFLSRDKKEQLDKGLEKTKTNVFGKLSRAIAGRSKVDDSFLDELEEILVTSDVGVETTLKIINRLEARVSRDKFLNAGELHEILREEITALLEEGNNTQEVRFDFDPRSEPYVIMVVGVNGVGKTTTIGKLAYHFKLAGKSVLLGAADTFRAAAISQLQVWAGRVGVPIVNHQMGSDPAAVAFETLQVAKKNKHDVVIIDTAGRLHNKVNLMNELSKIKRVMQKVVADAPHEVLLILDASTGQNAIEQAKQFTAATEVTALALTKLDGTAKGGVVIGISDQLKIPVKYIGVGEKLEHLQIFNRRAFVDSLFEKT